One region of Labrus mixtus chromosome 1, fLabMix1.1, whole genome shotgun sequence genomic DNA includes:
- the pacsin3 gene encoding LOW QUALITY PROTEIN: protein kinase C and casein kinase substrate in neurons protein 3 (The sequence of the model RefSeq protein was modified relative to this genomic sequence to represent the inferred CDS: substituted 1 base at 1 genomic stop codon), with translation MSSNGDLSELGSSDSFWEPGNYKRTVRRIDDGHRLCNELVSCFQERAKIEKSYALQLSDWAKKWRGVVEKGPQYGTLEKAWHAFMQAADRLSELHLELRQRLAGEDAEKMRDWQKDAFHKQMIGGFRETKDADDGFRKAQKPWVRKLKEVESSKKTFHQARKEEWTAVTRETHAKADPTKSQEEVRKYTTRVERCNQETEKAKDRYTKALEELNRCNPRYMEDMEQVFDLTQEAERKRLRFFKELLLDIHTHLDLSSKEGXDRPTHTHTHRDLGQTIQGANDTDDLRWWRNTHGPGMSMNWPQFEEWSPEASRSISRKERGRDSEDNVVTLTNIVSSGGGDVPPSPIMSRVKDYSSDWSDEESPKKAVNGVGEAGDEEEEEDQVEGVRVRALYDYTGQEADELSFKAGEELLKLGEEDEQGWCKGQLSSGQVGLYPANYVQAPAS, from the exons ATGTCTTCTAATGGGGACCTCAGCGAGCTGGGCAGCTCTGACAGCTTCTGGGAG CCGGGGAACTACAAAAGGACGGTGAGGAGGATAGACGATGGCCACCGGCTGTGTAACGAGCTGGTTAGCTGCTTCCAGGAGAGAGCAAAGATAGAAAAAAGTTATGCTCTACAGCTCAGTGACTGGGCAAAGAAATGGAGGGGAGTCGTAGAGAaag GTCCTCAGTATGGTACGCTGGAAAAAGCGTGGCACGCCTTCATGCAGGCGGCCGACCGACTCAGCGAGCTGCATCTGGAGCTGCGGCAGCGGCTGGCCGGCGAGGACGCGGAGAAGATGCGAGACTGGCAGAAGGATGCATTTCACAAGCAGATGATAGGAGGCTTCAGGGAGACAAAGGACGCGGACGACGGCTTCCGCAAAGCACAGAAACCCTGGGTCCGCAAACTGAAAGAG gTGGAGTCCAGCAAGAAGACCTTCCATCAGGCCAGGAAGGAGGAGTGGACGGCGGTTACCAGGGAAACGCACGCCAAGGCCGACCCGACCAAGTCACAGGAGGAAGTCCGCAAATACACGACCCGGGTGGAGCGCTGCAACCAGGAGACCGAAAAA gcGAAGGATCGCTACACAAAGGCGCTGGAGGAGCTGAACCGCTGTAACCCTCGATACATGGAGGACATGGAGCAAGTGTTCGACCTCACGCAGGAGGCCGAGCGGAAGAGGCTGCGCTTCTTTAAAGAGCTTCTGCTGGACATTCACACCCACCTCGACCTGTCCAGCAAGGAAGGGTAGGacagacctacacacacacacacacat CGGGACCTGGGTCAGACCATCCAGGGAGCCAATGACACCGACGATCTCCGATGGTGGAGGAACACCCACGGGCCGGGCATGAGCATGAACTGGCCACAGTTTGAG gagtggTCTCCAGAGGCCAGCCGCTCCATCAGCAGGAAGGAGCGAGGTAGAGACTCTGAGGACAACGTGGTCACCCTCACCAACATCGTCTCCTCTGGTGGAGGTGACGTCCCACCCAGTCCCATCATGAGCAG GGTCAAAGATTACTCATCAGACTGGTCAGACGAGGAGAGTCCTAAGAAGGCGGTCAACGGCGTGGGGGAGGCgggggacgaggaggaggaggaggatcaggTAGAGGGGGTGCGAGTCCGAGCGCTCTATGATTACACGGGCCAGGAGGCCGATGAGCTCAGCTTTAAAGCAG